A window of the Cannabis sativa cultivar Pink pepper isolate KNU-18-1 chromosome X, ASM2916894v1, whole genome shotgun sequence genome harbors these coding sequences:
- the LOC133032807 gene encoding secreted RxLR effector protein 161-like, whose translation MVVRSLDVEKDPFRPREEHEELLGPEVPYLSAIGALMYLANCTRPDIAFSVNLLARFSSAPTYRHWKGIKHILRYLQGTIDKGLFYSNNCGSQLIGYADAGYLSDPHKARSQTGYLFTCGDTAISWRSTKQTLVATSSNHAEILAIHEVCGRQPIGTISRRITGS comes from the exons ATGGTAGTTAGGTCACTTGATGTAGAAAAAGATCCTTTTCGACCTAGAGAAGAACATGAAGAGCTCCTTGGTCCAGAAGTACCATATCTTAGTGCAATAGGAGCATTGATGTATCTTGCTAATTGTACAAGACCTGATATAGCTTTCTCTGTCAATTTATTAGCAAGATTTAGTTCTGCTCCAACATATAGACATTGGAAAGGGATTAAGCACATACTCCGCTATCTCCAGGGTACTATTGATAAAGGATTATTCTATTCTAATAATTGTGGGTCACAACTTATTGGCTACGCAGATGcaggatatttatctgatccacaTAAAGCCAGATCTCAAACTGGCTATTTGTTCACTTGCGGTGACACTGCTATATCCTGGCGATCAACAAAGCAAACTCTGGTGGCTACTTCCTCAAATCATGCTGAGATACTTGCAATTCACGAG gtgtgcggtCGGCAACCGATTGGAACTATCTCaaggcggattacaggctcctaa